Proteins encoded within one genomic window of Companilactobacillus sp.:
- a CDS encoding mannitol-1-phosphate 5-dehydrogenase has translation MKNAVHFGAGNIGRGFIGETLASNGYAIHFVDVNSTIIDALNARHEYDIELAEESHEKIHVDNVDGINNKDNPEDVVKAIENTDIVTTAIGPKILKFIADLIAKGISARKANNNTTTLDVIACENMIGGSQALKEEVYTHLSDDDKKFADEYIGFPNAAVDRIVPIQHHDDPLAVTVEPFKEWVVDKSQMKYPEIQLDTVVYVPDLEPYIERKLFSVNTGHATVAYTGEYLGYKTIGDAIVDAKVLKQVKGALKETGDLLIHKWNFNPDDHKAYQEKILSRFQNKFISDDILRVGRTPIRKLGFDERFIRPIRELKERGLDYSVLLDTVGMILTFDEPKDSESVELQKMLQESSPKEVITKVTGLKDEDLINEIVASYEDKVKATEA, from the coding sequence ATGAAAAACGCAGTACATTTTGGAGCAGGAAATATTGGTAGAGGATTTATTGGTGAAACATTAGCATCAAACGGATATGCAATTCATTTTGTTGATGTTAACTCAACAATCATTGATGCCTTGAACGCACGTCACGAATACGACATTGAATTGGCTGAAGAAAGTCATGAAAAGATCCATGTTGATAATGTTGATGGTATCAACAATAAAGATAATCCAGAAGACGTTGTTAAAGCTATCGAAAACACAGATATCGTTACAACAGCTATTGGACCAAAGATCTTGAAGTTCATCGCTGATTTAATTGCTAAAGGTATCAGTGCACGTAAAGCAAACAACAACACAACTACACTTGATGTTATTGCCTGCGAAAACATGATTGGCGGAAGCCAAGCTTTGAAAGAAGAAGTTTACACACACTTATCAGACGACGATAAGAAGTTTGCTGATGAATATATCGGCTTCCCAAATGCTGCTGTTGACCGTATCGTGCCAATTCAACATCATGATGATCCACTTGCAGTTACTGTTGAACCATTCAAGGAATGGGTCGTTGACAAGTCACAAATGAAATATCCAGAAATCCAATTGGATACAGTTGTTTATGTTCCAGATTTGGAACCATATATCGAACGTAAATTATTCTCAGTTAACACAGGCCATGCCACAGTTGCTTATACAGGCGAATATCTTGGCTACAAGACAATCGGTGACGCAATTGTTGATGCCAAGGTCTTGAAGCAAGTTAAGGGTGCTCTAAAGGAAACTGGTGATCTATTGATCCACAAGTGGAACTTTAACCCTGACGACCACAAAGCTTATCAAGAAAAAATCTTGAGCCGTTTCCAAAATAAGTTTATTTCTGATGATATCTTACGTGTTGGTCGTACACCAATCCGTAAGTTAGGATTTGACGAAAGATTTATTCGTCCAATTCGTGAATTGAAGGAACGTGGATTAGATTACAGCGTACTTCTTGATACAGTTGGTATGATCCTCACATTCGATGAACCAAAAGATTCAGAGAGTGTAGAATTACAAAAGATGCTCCAAGAAAGTTCACCTAAAGAAGTAATTACAAAAGTTACTGGCTTAAAAGATGAAGATCTTATTAATGAAATTGTTGCTTCATACGAAGACAAAGTTAAAGCAACAGAAGCTTAA
- a CDS encoding PTS sugar transporter subunit IIA, with product MKALDKNLIKLNQQAKTKEDAIKQAGQLLVDNGNVQAGYIDSMIDRNKDVSVYMGNFIAIPHGTEDGKQYIEKTGISIVQYPMGVDFSDDPADEKLITVVFGIAGLNGEHLQLLSSIALFCSDITNVEKLADAQSADEVINLLKEVE from the coding sequence ATGAAAGCTTTAGATAAGAATCTTATCAAGCTTAATCAACAAGCAAAGACTAAAGAAGATGCCATTAAGCAAGCTGGTCAATTGCTAGTTGATAACGGAAATGTTCAGGCTGGTTACATTGACTCAATGATCGATAGAAATAAAGACGTTTCGGTCTACATGGGTAACTTTATTGCTATTCCGCACGGAACTGAAGATGGAAAGCAATATATCGAAAAAACTGGTATCTCAATCGTTCAATACCCAATGGGCGTTGACTTTAGCGATGATCCAGCTGATGAAAAATTAATTACAGTTGTCTTCGGGATTGCTGGACTAAATGGAGAACATCTACAATTGCTTTCTTCAATTGCATTGTTCTGCAGCGATATTACAAATGTTGAAAAATTAGCTGACGCTCAATCAGCTGACGAAGTCATAAATCTATTAAAAGAGGTTGAGTAG
- a CDS encoding BglG family transcription antiterminator, translated as MDLSNRESEITLLLLRNPQGLNVSDLTKGINVSKRTIYRELSSLETMLARLAIQLTKTDGLYHLVGNKDSFTELRNVLTQSDTQTILTSVATRQSAIVCKLLTVDTIITIQSLADEFEVSSTTITQDLKTIEPIFNDYELQLVRIKAKGIRVDGKESNVRRVLSGILSSEINEYEFFEFVDHLDGTETVAKNSSQYFINLLDFHLLKQASLAMEKHVKNDFTSLSDSQLKQLMIILTVSAARIRMGKLVSEFKAVDKSSIFQYQRIAIDLYNDFDQDVRDPITLMELEFMAQQIQGMSFSISKNILQDDYDLTLSYQVRSLIEEVSNDFDYDFQTDETLFNDLMAHIGSALKRRVSQLPEINNPVLQNVIENYPELYDQIIKALDSVFNGRLPKSEAAYILIHFASSFEQQRQNKPISALVVCANGIGTAKVLESRLKKTIPEINRYKVSRVAELNHLDLKDYDIILSTIFLPGFKLPYKVISPLLLNNEIEEIKTFLNERFGVVEVHPNKKLVVDSNDAIAELNGLNNKVTVAHQLLNQVEVKQIDNRAFNLQQTLLLLSRRLRPEYVTNPDMVATALYQRMEKAPVGLPNTNLALIHTTNDGVRKPFFALYDLTNPILIKGMDYKSMNLTRCLFMIAPKDLPQFSIDLLGSISSSIIDNELNLKTYQDGDSDEIKQLIAKLFLRVIKEEDWK; from the coding sequence ATGGATTTATCAAATCGAGAATCTGAAATCACATTACTTTTGCTTAGAAATCCTCAAGGGTTGAATGTATCTGATTTGACGAAAGGGATCAATGTCAGCAAGAGAACGATTTATCGGGAATTATCTTCATTAGAAACTATGTTGGCTCGGCTAGCCATTCAGTTGACCAAAACTGACGGACTATACCATCTGGTGGGCAATAAAGACAGTTTCACTGAACTACGCAATGTTTTGACGCAATCTGATACTCAAACAATACTTACCTCAGTTGCAACTCGGCAAAGTGCAATTGTGTGTAAATTATTAACAGTAGATACAATCATTACAATACAATCTTTGGCAGATGAGTTTGAAGTCAGTTCGACAACCATTACGCAAGACCTTAAAACGATTGAACCAATCTTTAATGACTATGAATTGCAATTAGTCCGAATCAAAGCAAAGGGAATCCGTGTCGATGGAAAAGAAAGCAATGTCAGACGGGTTTTAAGTGGAATTCTTTCAAGTGAGATCAACGAATATGAATTTTTTGAATTCGTTGATCATCTTGATGGCACTGAGACAGTAGCCAAGAATTCTTCACAGTACTTTATAAATCTATTAGATTTCCATCTATTAAAACAAGCTAGTTTAGCGATGGAAAAACATGTAAAAAATGATTTCACCTCATTATCTGACAGTCAGTTAAAACAGTTGATGATCATCTTAACTGTTTCAGCTGCACGGATCAGAATGGGCAAGTTAGTCAGCGAGTTCAAGGCAGTCGACAAGAGTTCAATTTTTCAATATCAACGAATTGCGATTGACTTGTATAACGATTTTGACCAAGACGTGCGCGACCCTATCACCTTGATGGAATTAGAGTTTATGGCTCAACAAATTCAAGGGATGAGCTTTTCAATTTCAAAAAACATTTTACAAGATGACTATGATTTAACGTTGTCATATCAAGTCAGAAGTTTGATTGAAGAAGTCTCCAATGACTTTGATTATGACTTTCAAACTGATGAGACCTTGTTCAATGACCTGATGGCTCATATTGGTTCAGCGTTAAAAAGACGAGTGTCGCAACTTCCAGAGATCAACAATCCGGTTTTACAGAATGTGATCGAGAACTATCCGGAACTTTATGATCAGATCATCAAAGCTTTGGACAGCGTCTTTAATGGAAGATTGCCGAAGAGTGAAGCAGCTTATATCTTGATTCACTTTGCATCGTCGTTCGAACAGCAACGTCAAAATAAGCCAATCAGTGCCTTAGTAGTTTGTGCTAACGGTATTGGAACGGCCAAGGTTTTGGAAAGTCGTTTGAAAAAAACGATTCCTGAAATCAACCGTTATAAGGTGTCTCGAGTGGCTGAATTGAATCACTTGGATCTTAAAGATTACGACATTATTTTATCGACGATCTTTTTACCAGGGTTCAAGTTGCCATATAAAGTTATTTCGCCATTGTTGCTCAACAATGAAATCGAAGAGATCAAAACTTTTTTGAACGAACGATTTGGAGTCGTCGAAGTTCATCCCAATAAGAAGTTAGTAGTCGACTCAAATGATGCCATTGCGGAATTGAATGGTTTAAATAACAAGGTGACGGTTGCTCATCAGCTGTTAAATCAAGTTGAAGTCAAACAGATCGACAATCGAGCCTTTAATTTGCAGCAAACATTACTGTTGCTATCTAGACGCTTGCGTCCAGAGTACGTTACCAATCCTGATATGGTCGCTACGGCCCTTTATCAGCGGATGGAAAAAGCTCCAGTTGGTTTGCCAAATACAAACTTAGCCTTGATCCACACGACCAATGACGGTGTCAGAAAACCATTTTTTGCACTCTATGATTTAACTAATCCAATCCTGATCAAAGGGATGGATTACAAATCAATGAACTTAACTAGATGTTTATTTATGATTGCACCAAAAGATCTACCACAATTTAGCATTGACCTTTTGGGCAGTATCTCAAGTTCGATCATCGACAATGAGCTTAATTTAAAAACTTATCAAGATGGCGATTCAGACGAGATCAAACAATTAATTGCAAAATTATTTTTGAGGGTTATTAAAGAAGAGGATTGGAAGTGA
- a CDS encoding PTS mannitol transporter subunit IICBA, translated as MKEKKASTEVKEKTSIKTKLQRFGSKLSGMVMPNIGAFIAWGLITALFMKSGWLPNAQLAKMITPMVTYLLPLLIGFTGGNVVDGHRGGVVGAISTMGVIVGSNIPMFIGAMIMGPLGGWMIKKFDAWAQPRTKQGFEMLVNNFSAGILGMILAIIGFYGIGPLVATLSGALAVGVNWIIAHNLLPLANVVIEPAKILFLNNAINQGILTPLGIQASASAGKSILFLLEPDPGPGLGVLLAFMFFGKGTAKSSASGAAIIHFFGGIHEIYFPYVLMKPALFLSVIGGGVTGTFLFSLFGSGLKASPSPGSIISILLMTPKGLGNYLGILAGVTGATVVSFLISMVILKRDKSMDGDLAASQAAMSNEKASAKGEAVDASGTQASTEDAKAILATANEVNHIIFACDAGMGSSAMGASILRDKVKKAGLDLSVTNTAINNLKDEPGLLVVTQDELASRALTKTPSAVHVAVENFLNSPKYDEIVTGLKTKEVSGSDTATTTDSATKTKDNDQETSDLQDIDVSKIKTIDFIHHDQNVGSATMGRSIFKDNMKKAGIKDIKVQHISVGEVDDEDSVLVIASRDTAKRIKLSFKNVQVLVVDSLIDPPEYDKLISEMK; from the coding sequence ATGAAAGAAAAGAAAGCTTCAACAGAAGTTAAAGAGAAAACTTCTATAAAGACAAAGTTACAACGTTTCGGTAGTAAACTTTCCGGAATGGTTATGCCAAATATCGGTGCCTTCATTGCTTGGGGACTTATCACAGCCTTATTTATGAAATCAGGTTGGTTACCAAATGCCCAATTAGCAAAAATGATCACACCAATGGTTACATACTTACTACCACTATTAATTGGTTTTACTGGTGGTAATGTCGTCGACGGTCACCGTGGTGGTGTCGTTGGTGCAATTTCAACAATGGGTGTCATTGTTGGTTCCAATATTCCAATGTTTATTGGTGCCATGATCATGGGTCCTTTAGGTGGCTGGATGATCAAAAAATTTGATGCCTGGGCTCAACCTAGAACTAAACAAGGTTTTGAAATGTTAGTCAACAACTTCTCAGCCGGAATTCTAGGTATGATCTTAGCAATCATTGGATTCTACGGAATCGGACCTTTGGTTGCTACATTATCAGGTGCATTAGCAGTTGGTGTTAACTGGATTATTGCTCATAATCTACTACCACTTGCCAACGTTGTTATTGAACCTGCCAAGATTCTATTTTTAAATAACGCAATTAATCAAGGTATTTTAACTCCATTAGGTATTCAAGCATCAGCTTCGGCTGGTAAGTCGATCCTATTCTTGCTTGAACCAGATCCAGGTCCAGGACTTGGAGTATTGTTAGCCTTTATGTTCTTTGGAAAAGGAACAGCTAAGAGTAGTGCTTCTGGTGCCGCTATTATTCACTTCTTTGGTGGTATCCATGAAATCTACTTCCCATATGTACTTATGAAACCCGCATTGTTCTTATCAGTTATCGGTGGTGGTGTTACAGGTACATTCCTATTCAGTTTATTTGGATCAGGATTAAAGGCTTCACCTTCACCAGGTTCCATTATTTCAATCTTATTGATGACGCCTAAGGGGCTCGGAAATTATCTGGGAATCCTTGCCGGTGTTACCGGAGCCACAGTCGTTTCGTTCTTGATCTCAATGGTCATCTTAAAACGTGATAAATCAATGGACGGCGACCTTGCAGCTAGTCAAGCCGCAATGAGCAACGAAAAAGCTTCAGCCAAAGGCGAAGCAGTTGATGCCAGCGGTACACAAGCTTCAACAGAAGATGCAAAAGCAATTTTAGCAACAGCAAACGAAGTTAACCACATTATCTTTGCCTGTGATGCCGGAATGGGATCATCAGCAATGGGTGCTTCAATCTTAAGAGATAAAGTTAAAAAAGCTGGTTTGGACTTATCAGTTACCAACACAGCTATCAACAATTTGAAAGATGAACCAGGATTATTAGTTGTTACTCAAGACGAATTAGCAAGTCGTGCCTTAACTAAGACACCATCAGCTGTCCACGTGGCCGTTGAAAACTTCCTTAACTCACCTAAGTACGATGAGATCGTCACTGGTTTAAAGACTAAAGAAGTATCTGGTTCAGATACAGCAACAACAACAGATTCAGCAACAAAGACAAAAGATAACGATCAAGAAACAAGTGATCTTCAAGATATCGATGTTTCAAAGATCAAGACAATTGACTTTATCCATCATGATCAAAATGTTGGTTCAGCTACAATGGGTCGTTCGATCTTTAAGGACAACATGAAGAAAGCTGGAATCAAGGACATCAAAGTTCAACACATCTCAGTTGGTGAAGTTGACGATGAAGATTCAGTCCTAGTTATCGCAAGTCGTGACACAGCTAAACGTATCAAGCTATCATTCAAGAACGTTCAAGTTCTAGTAGTCGATAGTCTAATCGATCCACCCGAATATGATAAACTTATTTCTGAAATGAAATAA
- the nagB gene encoding glucosamine-6-phosphate deaminase, translated as MKVIVATNNDVAGKKAFELIKEEMNNGAKVLGLATGSTPVAMYKYMVNSDVDFSKMTSVNLDEYVGCAPDDPQSYRHFMQVNLFDKKPFAKTYVPDGLAKDPEEETKRYNKVIADNPIDLQVLGLGRNGHIGFNEPGSPFDAETRKVPLTESTIEANARFFDNENDVPKFAYSMGIGSILKSKKIVLMAFGKEKADAVKGMIEGPVTNECPASVLQQKDDVTVIVDTDAASELKDSSIDEKIN; from the coding sequence ATGAAAGTTATCGTAGCAACTAATAATGATGTAGCAGGCAAGAAAGCCTTTGAACTAATTAAAGAAGAAATGAACAATGGTGCTAAGGTTCTTGGCCTTGCAACAGGTAGTACACCAGTAGCAATGTACAAATATATGGTTAATAGCGATGTTGATTTTTCAAAAATGACATCAGTTAACCTTGACGAATACGTTGGATGTGCTCCTGATGACCCTCAAAGTTACCGTCACTTCATGCAAGTTAACTTATTTGATAAGAAACCTTTTGCTAAGACTTACGTTCCAGATGGTTTGGCAAAGGATCCAGAAGAAGAAACAAAACGTTACAACAAAGTCATTGCTGACAACCCAATCGATCTTCAAGTATTAGGTTTAGGTCGCAATGGTCACATTGGTTTTAACGAACCAGGTTCACCTTTCGATGCAGAAACAAGAAAAGTTCCATTAACAGAATCAACTATCGAAGCAAATGCTCGTTTCTTCGACAACGAAAACGATGTTCCTAAGTTTGCTTACTCAATGGGTATTGGTTCAATTCTTAAGAGTAAGAAGATCGTTCTTATGGCCTTTGGTAAAGAAAAGGCTGATGCCGTTAAGGGAATGATCGAAGGACCTGTTACTAACGAATGCCCTGCATCAGTTCTTCAACAAAAAGACGATGTTACAGTAATCGTTGATACAGACGCAGCTAGCGAATTAAAAGATTCATCAATCGACGAAAAGATCAACTAA
- a CDS encoding winged helix-turn-helix transcriptional regulator translates to MKKNNFDVNEICPCTITIAMLSSKWKILIMRELLKGTERFGDLKRNVIGVSQKMLTQSLREMERDGLVNRKIYPEVPPRVEYKLTNVGESMRQIILMLDGWGTKYIEENDPEYIKERFNIDLTENSWMKAPDNEINIK, encoded by the coding sequence ATGAAAAAAAATAATTTTGATGTAAATGAAATTTGCCCATGTACGATAACCATCGCAATGTTAAGTAGTAAGTGGAAAATTTTGATAATGAGAGAATTATTGAAGGGAACTGAAAGATTTGGTGATTTAAAGAGGAACGTCATTGGCGTAAGTCAGAAAATGTTGACACAAAGTCTTCGAGAGATGGAAAGAGATGGCTTAGTTAACCGAAAAATTTATCCTGAGGTACCGCCAAGAGTTGAGTATAAATTAACTAATGTTGGTGAAAGTATGCGTCAAATAATATTGATGTTAGATGGTTGGGGAACGAAATATATTGAGGAAAATGACCCAGAATATATTAAAGAGAGATTTAACATCGATTTGACTGAGAATTCTTGGATGAAGGCACCGGACAACGAAATAAATATTAAATAA
- a CDS encoding nitroreductase gives MDFIDTVKNRHSTRDFDERPVSEQTINEIIRVAALTPSWANDQIWKVEVAKGNSLKQIKNMHQLYSQNGKTMSYEFPPLHRESMGTQGRSNVSTWSNDLYKYLKDEPSTMQNKSNNLFNAPAIAYLLMPKKSSLWSAYDLGAFGQTLMLAASNLGVSSMPAAEFVGYPQQLHKILNVSDEYQFGMGIGLGYLNEKSKINSFRSKRMNLNQFLTIHD, from the coding sequence ATGGACTTTATTGATACTGTTAAAAATCGTCACTCAACCAGAGATTTTGATGAGAGACCTGTCAGTGAACAAACGATAAATGAGATTATTAGAGTTGCAGCTCTGACTCCATCATGGGCCAATGATCAAATATGGAAAGTAGAAGTCGCAAAAGGAAATAGTTTAAAGCAAATTAAAAATATGCATCAACTATATTCACAAAATGGTAAGACAATGTCCTATGAATTCCCACCGTTACATCGAGAATCCATGGGAACTCAAGGACGTAGTAATGTCTCAACTTGGTCGAATGACTTATACAAATATCTTAAAGATGAGCCAAGCACCATGCAGAACAAGTCAAATAACTTATTCAATGCTCCTGCAATCGCATACTTACTAATGCCGAAAAAATCATCACTATGGTCAGCATATGATTTAGGAGCATTTGGACAAACCTTGATGCTGGCAGCCTCGAATCTTGGAGTATCTTCGATGCCCGCTGCGGAATTTGTTGGTTATCCACAACAATTACATAAAATTTTGAATGTATCTGATGAATATCAATTTGGAATGGGGATTGGATTGGGTTATCTGAATGAAAAATCGAAAATCAACAGTTTCCGTTCTAAACGAATGAATCTAAATCAATTTCTTACAATTCATGACTAG
- a CDS encoding NAD(P)H-binding protein, which produces MTNVLIIGATSRIASIVADQIKDEDDINLALVVRNIQKLPKSLTTQNISVADATDSTMMAKIIKNQDIVYVSLNGDVISSAKTIVNAMKNTKSKRLIWTSSLGIYNEVPGEFGKLNNRALPQYLKTYRQAADIIENSNLDYTVIRPAWLVDVDEVSYETTHKPEPFKGTEVSRASVADYVKNTILHPEVDVRESVGIDKPGTDGNRPRKFVMEYNGFDPNM; this is translated from the coding sequence ATGACAAACGTATTAATCATCGGTGCCACAAGCAGAATCGCCTCAATCGTAGCTGATCAAATTAAAGATGAAGATGATATCAACCTTGCTCTGGTTGTCCGTAATATTCAAAAATTGCCGAAATCTTTAACAACTCAAAACATCTCGGTTGCAGATGCTACCGATTCAACAATGATGGCAAAAATCATTAAGAATCAAGACATTGTTTATGTCAGCTTAAATGGTGACGTGATCTCTTCTGCAAAAACAATTGTTAACGCTATGAAAAACACCAAATCTAAACGTCTAATTTGGACATCATCCTTAGGAATCTATAATGAAGTGCCTGGAGAATTTGGTAAGTTGAATAACCGTGCACTGCCACAATATTTGAAAACGTATCGGCAAGCCGCAGATATAATTGAAAATAGCAACCTGGATTATACAGTAATTCGCCCAGCGTGGTTAGTAGATGTTGATGAGGTAAGTTACGAAACTACGCACAAGCCCGAGCCTTTCAAAGGAACAGAAGTATCCCGTGCTAGCGTGGCCGATTATGTAAAAAATACGATTTTACATCCAGAAGTCGATGTTAGAGAATCAGTCGGTATCGACAAACCAGGAACAGATGGCAATAGGCCACGTAAATTCGTAATGGAATATAACGGTTTTGACCCCAACATGTAA
- a CDS encoding oleate hydratase, which yields MTRKAYMIGTGIGNLAAGIYLIRDGGFKGEQITMMGLETHGANDGAAAADYANEYSNQALSNSKGFLAKGGRMLNEETYENLWDLMSSVPSLDNPGQTVTDDILNFDHAHPTHDVGRLIDRNGPRINPGPDNYRHMQFTNKERALLSTLMLMPEKNEEKLNNISIAEWFKSSPHFWDTNFWHMWQTTFAFKRASSAMELRRYMNRMILEFTRINTLEGVTRTPYNQYESLILPMRKFLEDRGVTFINNRKVTELEFKDTALQDDIIVTGLKYEEVDNDNKEGHIDIAEDDMVFDCNGSITDSSSIGSWDKPVTENMEYAPSAALWKQAASKFYSLGHPDKFFNDRTQSEWYSFTITTNNHLLLENIARITQQQPGNALNTWIDSTPLMSIVVHHQPHFHAQKPNETVLWGYFMYPRRNGDFVQKPVMEMTGEEVLDEFLGQLAAVDPAKDNIRDHFDEIKKSIVNCIPVYMPYASALFNQRAVGDRPDVVPKHSKNLAFISQFCEQPFDMVFTEQYSYRAAQRAVYTFLGIPLSEMTPMHHYEKDPKIMARAAKTMFR from the coding sequence ATGACACGCAAAGCTTATATGATCGGAACAGGTATTGGTAACTTGGCAGCTGGTATTTATTTGATCCGTGATGGTGGCTTCAAGGGCGAACAAATCACTATGATGGGGTTGGAAACGCATGGTGCCAATGATGGTGCTGCTGCAGCCGACTATGCCAACGAATATAGTAACCAAGCACTATCTAACAGCAAAGGATTTTTAGCTAAAGGTGGTCGTATGTTGAACGAAGAAACATATGAAAACCTTTGGGATCTAATGAGTTCAGTACCTTCATTAGATAATCCTGGACAAACTGTTACTGATGACATTTTGAACTTTGATCACGCACATCCAACACATGACGTTGGTCGTTTGATTGACCGCAATGGTCCAAGAATCAATCCAGGACCTGACAACTATCGTCATATGCAATTTACAAACAAAGAACGTGCATTATTATCAACTTTGATGCTGATGCCTGAAAAGAACGAGGAAAAACTAAACAACATCAGTATTGCTGAGTGGTTCAAGAGTTCACCACATTTCTGGGACACAAACTTCTGGCACATGTGGCAAACAACTTTCGCATTCAAACGTGCAAGTTCAGCTATGGAATTACGTCGTTACATGAACCGGATGATCCTAGAATTCACTAGAATCAATACTCTAGAGGGTGTAACCAGAACTCCATATAACCAATATGAGAGTTTGATCTTACCAATGCGTAAATTCTTGGAAGATCGTGGCGTAACATTCATTAACAATCGTAAAGTTACAGAATTAGAATTCAAAGACACTGCATTGCAAGATGACATCATCGTCACAGGCCTTAAGTATGAAGAAGTCGACAATGACAATAAAGAAGGTCACATTGACATTGCTGAAGACGACATGGTCTTTGACTGTAACGGTTCAATTACTGACAGTTCATCAATCGGTAGTTGGGACAAACCAGTAACTGAGAATATGGAATATGCTCCAAGTGCTGCATTATGGAAACAAGCAGCAAGCAAATTCTATTCACTTGGCCATCCAGACAAATTCTTCAATGACCGTACACAAAGCGAATGGTACAGTTTCACAATTACAACTAACAACCATCTACTTTTGGAAAACATTGCTAGAATTACTCAACAACAACCAGGGAATGCTTTGAACACATGGATCGACAGTACACCACTCATGTCAATCGTTGTTCACCATCAACCACATTTCCACGCACAAAAACCAAATGAAACTGTTCTTTGGGGCTACTTCATGTATCCACGTAGAAACGGTGACTTCGTTCAAAAACCAGTTATGGAAATGACAGGTGAAGAAGTCTTGGACGAATTCTTAGGTCAATTGGCAGCAGTGGATCCAGCAAAAGACAATATTCGTGACCATTTTGATGAGATCAAGAAGAGTATCGTAAACTGCATCCCAGTTTACATGCCTTATGCTAGTGCATTGTTCAACCAACGTGCAGTTGGAGATCGTCCAGACGTCGTTCCAAAGCACAGCAAGAACTTAGCATTCATTAGTCAATTCTGTGAGCAACCATTTGACATGGTATTTACTGAGCAATATTCATATCGTGCTGCACAACGTGCTGTCTACACATTCTTAGGAATTCCATTGTCAGAAATGACACCAATGCATCATTACGAAAAAGATCCAAAGATCATGGCTCGTGCAGCCAAGACAATGTTCCGTTAA